GCCCACCCAGTTCTTCCTGGAGCACGCCTGGAACCCGGACCGCTGGGACCTGGACGCGCTGCCCGAGTGGGAGAGCCGCTACGCCCGCCAGAACTTCGGCGAGGCCCAGGCCGGGGCCATCGCCGGCGTGCTCGCCGAGTACGCCCGGCTCCAGTCCCGCCGCAAGCCGGAGCTGCTGAACCGCCGCATCAGCCTCGACCCGGCGAAGGACCCGGCGCAGGACGACACGGCGATCGTCTACGACGACCAGGCCACGCCGTTCTCGCTCACCGCCCACCGGGAGCTGGAGCGGGTCACCGAGGACTGGCAGCGGCTCGCGAGGAAGGCGGAGTCGCTCGGGCGCCGGCTGCCCCCGGCCGAGCAGGACGCGTGGTTCGGGCTGGTCGGCTACGAGGTCGCGGCCACCGCCAACCTGTACGCGCTCCGCGAGGCCGAGTTCACCAACCTGCTCTACGCCGAGCAGGGCCGCGCCGCCGCCAACGACCGCGCCGCCGCCGCTCAGGCCCGCCTCAAGGACGACTTCGCGCTGATGGACCGCTTCAACACGAAGATCGCGGGCGGCAAGTGGCAGGGGTTCATGACCCAGCCGCACATCGACTACGGCGACGTCGAGCGGTACGGGCCCAACGCGCCCTGGCAGCAGCCGGAGATCGACAACGTCGCGATCCCGGACGTGCTGTTCCCCGCGGTCAAGCGGATCGAGCTGCCCGACCGGGCGGAGCTGGGCGTGGCGATCGACGGGTCCGCCGAGTGGTGGCCGCATGCGTCGACCGAGGCCCGGCTGCCGGCCTTCAGCCCCCACCAGACGCGCCCCGACCAGTACATCGAGGTCTTCAACCGGGGTGGCAGGCCCTTCGCCTACCGCATCGAGCCCACCGTGGACTGGCTCCGGGTGGACCGCCCGAGCGGCACCGTGCGGCAGCAGGTCCGGGCGACCGTCACCGTCGACTGGGCGCGGGCGCCGCGGCGGCGGGCCGAGGCGGGCATCGTCGTGCACGGGCCCGGGGGCGCCGCCGTCACCGTCACCGCGGTCGTGGACCCGCCGGGGGTGCACGGGCTGAGGGGCTTCGTGGAGGCGGGCGGGTACATCGCCATCGACGCGGAGCACGCCACGCGGGCCGTCGGCGCCCACGGCGTCGGCTGGCGGCGCCTCGACCGCATCGGGCGGACCTGCGCGGGCATGACACCGACACCCGTCACGGCCTCCCGGCAGACGCCGGGCGGTGCGTCGCCGCGGCTGGAGTACGAGGTCACCGTGCTGACCCCGGGCGAGCTGACCGTCTGGGCGTACCTCTCGCCGCGCAATCCGGCCCTCGCCAGGGACGGCCTGTCCTACGCGGTCTCCTTCGACGACGACCCGCCGCAGACCGTGGACGTCATCGCGGTCACCGGGTCCGACGACGGCCTGATGAACACCCGGTGGGCGCGGAACACCTCCGACAACGTCAACCGGACCGCCACCAGGCACACGGTCCGGGCGCCAGGGGTGCACCGGCTGACGTTCTGGATGGTCGACCCGACCGTCGTCGTGCAGCGGCTGCTGGTGGACACGGGCGGCTTGGAGCCGACGTACCTCGGCCCGCTGGAGAGCCGCAGGCTGCCCTGACCCGGGGCAGGCAGGCGCGGTCGCGCGGGCGGGTGCCCGCGCGACCCCTCAGACCGGGCCGGCGGGCACCCGCCCCGATCCGCTGACCCGACCGCACGGCCGGTCCCGGCCCGCCCCGAACCTGCTGGGACCGGCCGTGCAACCCGTTCACCGTTCAGCCTTCGGCGCGGCCCTCGCGGGCGCCGGCTTCAATCCTGGGCCGTCCCGGCCACGGGCCGCGCGGGGATGCCCGTGCCTGCCGGAGCCTCGAAGGAGATCCAGGTGTCCGGCGGGACCTCCGGGCGCCCCGGCACGGGCCGGTGCTCCTCGGTCCACGCGTCACCCGCGATCTCGGTGGCGATCCGCCGCCAGAAGCGGACGGCGCCGGTGTTGGCGTCCTGGAACGCGATCTCCCAGGGGCCCGGGTGCCGCGCGACGACCTCCTTGACGGCGCGCATCCCGACGCCGTCCCGCCGCGCGCCCCGCACCACGAAGAAGCTGTTCAGCACGGCCTTCGGCCCGCTCAGCCCGCGCACGAACGCCAGCCCCGCCGGCCGCTCACCGCTCACCAGCAGGTACGCGGCCCAGTCCGGCCCGCCCGCGAGCGCGGCCTGAAGCCGCTCCGTCCGGTAGGTGCCGTCCGGGTCCGGCAGCGTCCCGCCGAACTCGCTCATGTCGTGCCGGAACATCAGCCAGAGCCGCTCCAGCACTTGCCGGTCGGCAGGGCTCGCGGGACGGACGGTCACGTGCGGCATGGGCTCCTCCAGGGGCTCGGAACGCAAAAAAGCCTCCCTGGGCGGGAGGATCCCGCGCAGGGAGGCATGACGACTACGGGAAACGTACCAGGTCCCAGGCGAAGCACGGGATGGCGGGCGCACTGCGGGTGCACCGGTGGGTTCGCCTCCGTCTGATCGTGGCAAGGACCGGCCGGGCAGGTCACTCGGCGAAGACGTCGCTTGAGTGGTCGGCGGTGGCAGCCCTCGTCAACTGGGTGCGGAGAGTGTCCACGTCGGTGCAGTCGGTGATCCGCTGGCGGCTATGGGATTCCCTCAGGTCTGTGCTGTCGGGCCGCGCACAACGCGCACGGGCGCGGCTCCGCCAGGCGGTGATCCGCTACTCGGAGAAGACGTCGGCTGCGCGGCTGACGGTGATCGCGCGCTGCAGCCAGATGCTGAGGAGGTCTGGGTCGGTGCAGTCGGTGATGCGCTGCCGCGTGGTGTCGTCCACGTCGATGCCGCGCGTCTGGAAAACCAGGAGCAGGTCCTTGGCGCCCCGCTCAGCGTGGCCTTCGGCGCGCCCCTCCGTAAGCCCCTCCGTACGCCCCTCCGTACGCCCCTCCGCCCGCAGCTTCTGTGACGTCTCCGAGCGGAAGAACGAGAGGTCGATGGCCATGAGATTCCTCCAGATCTGTGCTGCCGGGCTCTTGTCCAGGCCGAGTTCGGTGAGTTCTCGGAAGACGGTCGCGGTGTCTTCGTCCACGGTTTTCAACGCGGTGGCCAGCGCCCTCAGCATCCTATCCGCGTCCGGGTCGTAGCCGTGTGTGATCGCCGCGAATGTGGCGAGCGGGATGTCCTGGGCGGCCGTCTCG
The nucleotide sequence above comes from Streptomyces sp. TS71-3. Encoded proteins:
- a CDS encoding GNAT family N-acetyltransferase — translated: MPHVTVRPASPADRQVLERLWLMFRHDMSEFGGTLPDPDGTYRTERLQAALAGGPDWAAYLLVSGERPAGLAFVRGLSGPKAVLNSFFVVRGARRDGVGMRAVKEVVARHPGPWEIAFQDANTGAVRFWRRIATEIAGDAWTEEHRPVPGRPEVPPDTWISFEAPAGTGIPARPVAGTAQD
- a CDS encoding glycosyl hydrolase 115 family protein, with translation MDSPTPAPPGRRAILAAGAGGTLALGPLGSVTGFPEAAHAAPAAARPTDPGAYISFTNRPGAFPLAARRTAAPLVVSAGDHPGVLRAVADLRDDIERVTGVRPALEKTPEGAAAPKHSAAGAREIVLVGTLGRSPLVDALVTSGKLDASAVRGKWETSLQAVVERPLPGVDRALVIAGSDQRGTIFGAYDVSLGIGVSPWYWWDDVRPVRRDALYVLPGAHTQGTPAVKYRGIFINDENPALGTWAPAYFGPGKAEGFEGGFNADFYARVFELLLRLKANYLWPAVWGRAFAEDDPDNHARATAYGIVMGTSHEAPMMRGIEEWNRHAVAAVRDKDGKITTPGHDPYGGTGEWSFRNNADAIKKYWRAGIQRMVDQGFEGVVTLGMRGNGDTSLPDGDGIELMQEIIRTQREIIADVTGKDLATVPQVWTLYKEVQRYWDRGLRAPEDVTVVLTDDNWANIRMHPDPAEPARSGGYGLYYHFDYVGVGRNYKWVDTTSLPNMWDQLHQAIAYGNHGLWVANVGDLKGNELPTQFFLEHAWNPDRWDLDALPEWESRYARQNFGEAQAGAIAGVLAEYARLQSRRKPELLNRRISLDPAKDPAQDDTAIVYDDQATPFSLTAHRELERVTEDWQRLARKAESLGRRLPPAEQDAWFGLVGYEVAATANLYALREAEFTNLLYAEQGRAAANDRAAAAQARLKDDFALMDRFNTKIAGGKWQGFMTQPHIDYGDVERYGPNAPWQQPEIDNVAIPDVLFPAVKRIELPDRAELGVAIDGSAEWWPHASTEARLPAFSPHQTRPDQYIEVFNRGGRPFAYRIEPTVDWLRVDRPSGTVRQQVRATVTVDWARAPRRRAEAGIVVHGPGGAAVTVTAVVDPPGVHGLRGFVEAGGYIAIDAEHATRAVGAHGVGWRRLDRIGRTCAGMTPTPVTASRQTPGGASPRLEYEVTVLTPGELTVWAYLSPRNPALARDGLSYAVSFDDDPPQTVDVIAVTGSDDGLMNTRWARNTSDNVNRTATRHTVRAPGVHRLTFWMVDPTVVVQRLLVDTGGLEPTYLGPLESRRLP